The Afifella aestuarii DNA segment TGCCTTCCGGCGGCTGGCCGGTGATCTCCGGCTGCGTCATGTCCCAGGCCCAGCGCTGCTCGCCGGTGACGGCATCGAAGCCCTGGATGACGCCCGAGGGGGCTGAACGTTTCTGGCCGTCGAGCACCTGATGGCCGGTGACGATGACACCGCGCACGATGGTGGGCGCGGAGGTCATCGAGACCATGCCGGGGACGACTTCGCCCATGCCGCGCTTGAAGTTGACGGAGCCGTTGTCGCCGAAATCGGAGCAGGGCTCGCCGGTCTCGGCATCGACGGCGATGAGACGACCGTCGAGCGTGCCTTCGATGACGCGCGTCGGGCAGACCTGATCGGGGGCTGCGTCAGGCACCTCGAAATAGGTCACGCCGCGGCAGGCGGCCGTGTAGGGGATCCAATCGTCGGACACCTTCGGATCGTAGCGCCAGCGCTCCTTGCCGGTTTCCGGATCGACGGCGATCATGATGTTCATGGCCGAGCAGAGATAGAGCGTGTTGCCGACCTTGAGCGGCGTCGTTTCCGCGCCGTATTTGCCCTTGGCGAGCTCGCTGTCGGGCAGATCGCCGGTATGGTAGACCCAGGCGCGCTTCAGTTTGCCGACATTGTCGCGATTGATTTCGGCGAGCGGGGAATAGCGCCGCGCCGAATAGGTGCCACCATAGGCAGGCCAGTCGCTGCCGACCTCCTTGAGTGACGGGTCGGCCATGGCGAGACGCCCGGCCGCCGGCAACGGGCCCTGGACCTGCGGGGCGTTGACGATGGCGATATAGACCCCGCCGCCGACCATCAGAACGAGGACGGCCGCGATGCCGGCAAAGGCCGAGCGCCAGGAATAATCCCAGGGCGCGAGCGGCGGCATCGCGGCAATGACGAGGACGAGAAGCACGGTCGGCGCCACCACGCGGGGCACGAGCGCCCAGCCGTGGAGGCCGACTTCCCAATAGGCCCACAGAAGCGTGGCGAAGAACACGAAAATGTAGAGCCAGGCGCCGCTGGCGCGGCCCGCCATGATCAAGATGCCGGACGCCAGAAGGCCGAGGCCGGCGAGAACGTAATAGAAGGAGCCGCCGAGGCTTGCGAGCCAGCCGCCGCCGCCGACCAGAACGAGCCCGATGAGAGCCAGAACGAGGCCGAGTAGCCGGGCGAGCCAAAGGCCCACCGTGTTTCTGTTTTCGGATTGTGTGTTCAACGCACGCCCCCTTTTTGTCTTGCTGCCGGCCGGGTGCCGGTCCGTTCGGCCGGTTGCCGAGCTTTGCGCTTCTGGTGCCGGCCGTGCGAGCGATGTGGCGCATGGTAGCGCGAAACTGGCTCTTCGCCAGGGCCGAGTGTGCATCATCGATGTGAAAGGCCAATGATCTCTGACCCCTCGACAACGGGCGGGCGGTCGGGCAAGGCCCGCGGCATCGGATTTCAGGAGCGCGGCGTGACGAACGAGGGGATGGAGCGGGTGGACGGCGGTGCCAATGGCCGCGTCGAGACAGGCAGCGCCGAGAGAGGCAGAGCGCCGAGCCGCGCAGATTTGGCCCGACACGTCACGCTCGTCACCGTCGCCTACAATTCGGCTGAGGCGTTGCGCTGGCAGGGCGCGCATTCGGCACGGCTGCCGGGCATCGTCGTCGACAATGGCAGCTCGGATGCCACACGGGCGGCGGCCAGGGAACGGGGCCTTGGCATTCTGGCGTTCGACGTGAATTGCGGTTTCGGCCGCGGCGTGATGGCCGGGCTTGCCGCTGTCACGACGGAATTCGCGCTCGTCATCAATCCCGATGCGGCGATGTCGGAGGATGGCGTCGCGGCGCTTCTTGCCGCGGCGGAGCGCTATCCGGACTGCGCGCTCTTCGTTCCGCGCATCGTCAACGAGACGGGGAAGGTGTTCTTTCGGGTCGATTCAGCGCTGGAGCCGCGCCAGAAGCACCGTCGCCCGCCCGAAGGCGATGCCTGCATCGCGATGCTGTCGGGGGCGGTGATGCTCGTCCGGGTGGCGCCGTTCCTCGCCTTCGGCGGCTTCGATCCGGCGATCTTTCTTTATTTCGAAGATGACGAGCTCGCGTTTCGCTACCGGGCGGCGCGGCGCCCGATCATCTATGTGCCGGAGGCGGAGGCGGTGCATCTCGGCAACCGGTCGTCCGGGCCTTCCGCCCGCCCGGCCGCGAAATCGAACCGCGTCAAAGACATCTCTTTCGGCTGGTCGCACGCCTATGTGATGGAGAAAACCGGGCGAGATTCTGGGAGGTCCGTTGGGCGGAGGAGCCGGGCGCTCGCCGTTCTGCGGCTGGCAGGCAGCATCGCCGTGTGCCTTGTCAGCGGGCGCTTTGGAAAATTGCGGCGGGAGGCTTACAGGCTCAAAGGTTTCGTGAGACGGCTGCGGGGGCGACCGGCGCCGTTTCTGCCGCCGGGCGAGCCGGAATGCGTGGCGCTCGACCTTTCTCACGGGAAGGTGTGAGAACAAAATTAGACGGGAAATTGAGTTCCGCTTCACTGTCGCAGAAATTGTGAGACTCGTTCCTGGATCGCTCTGGGGCGGGCGGCATCAGAGTGCGTCTTATTTTAGCTTATTTGTACAGGTTAAAGACAAGCGACGAAGAGATATGCTCTTTGCTGGCGTCGGCGAGGCGCCCGCAGCGTCACTGTTTGTCACTCAAGCATCTTCAACCGCCGGTGATTTCTTATTGCTGGAATTCCCCGGCAGGTTTTATAATTGAGTCGACGATGGACGAAATGCACATATTTGTGCAATGTGATGCGGTGTTTTCGGGGTCGGCACAGATCGTGGTGCGCAAGGGCGCGGCTGCGAGAATACTGGGGGTTGGCGACATATCTGTCGCGATTAGGTGAGACTTACGTGCCGGTTACTGCGTCCAACGGTGAATTGCCGTTGAACGCCGAAGCGTTTACCCAAATCTATCGAAGCAGAGGTCACAGGGGGAGACGAATGCGCGCCAGACGAGAGGAAACCAACGGGCAACGCGGTTCCAGGAGCCAATATGCTCTCGCCAACCAAATCCTGGATATCGTTCGAGATCGGCGGCTTGAAGAAGGCGATCGCCTGGCGGAAGTGGCGCTGGCAACCCAGCTCGGCGTGTCGCGCACGCCGGTGCGGGCGGCCCTCTCACTCCTTGCCGAGGAAGAGATCGTGCGGGCGCGTCCGAACCAGGGATATGTCCTCCTCAAGGGCTGGACGGCTCTGAAGAGCACGATTTTGGCGGCGCCGAGCAGCAGCGACGACGAGCTTTATCTCGATCTCATTCGCGAGCGCCTGCAGGGCGACATTCCCAATACCGTCACTCAGACGATGCTGCTCGACCGCTTCAAGACGAGCCGGGCCGTGCTGTTGCGCACGCTGTCGCGCATGGCCGAAGAAGGCATCGTGACCAAGAACAAGGGGCGCGGCTGGACGTTTCAGCCGGCGATCGACACCTCGGTGGCGATGCGCAACAGCTACGATTTCCGTATCATGGTGGAGCCTGCCGCTTTGATGCTCGACACGTTCGAGATCGACATGGTGGCGCTCGACCGCGCCCGCGCCCGGCATTTGTGGCTCCTGGAGCAGGGGGAAGTCCTGGCGCCGAGCAGCCTGGAATTGTTCGCCATCGATGCGCAATTCCACGAGATGATGGCCGGTTTCTCCAACAACAGCTTCTTCGTGCAGGCGATCCAGCATCAGAACCGTATGCGCCGGCTCCTGGAATATCAAGGCGTTCAGCCCGTTCAACGAATCGTGACCTGGGTGAAGGAGCATATGGAGATCATGGATGCGCTGTGCGCCAACGACCGCGAGCTTGCGGCGCGGAGAATGCGGTCGCATCTTGAAAACGCCTATGTGTCGACGATGAAACTGACCGCCGAAGCCCAGAAAGCCGCCGTTGCGCGCTCCAAGGCGAAGACCCAAGGGCGGCAGAACGCGCCGAGGCGGCGCGAGCGGAACGACGTATCGGCGGAGAGCGATCTCGCCGGATAAGGCGCGCTCGCTCGCCATCCGGCGATCTTTCTCCTGACCAACGGAGCGCGCGACAAAAGCGCGTTTCCTGCAACCTGGAGCGGAACCAGCCTCCGACTGCCGTGTTTCCTGCCACCGAATGCACTGACGCGCTTGAAGAAATCGGCGCGTCCCCGCGGAGGAGGGATCTGCTCTTGGTTCAGGACACACTGCTTTACAAACTCTCGCAGGCCGGCAAGGCCCAGCGCGTTTTCGTGGCGGCGAAATTGCGCGAAATCGATCTGCATCCGGGCCAGGACGGCGTCTTGATGCTGCTCAAGGAAAAAGGCGCGATGTGCCTTTCCGATGTCGGGCTGCTGCTCGCCATCCAGCCGCCGACGGTGACGAAGATGACGGTGCGTCTGGAGCGCAACGGCTATATCCGCCGCCGCACGGCCCCGCAGGATCAGCGCAAATGCATGATCGAGCTCACCGAGAAGGGTGAGGAAAAGGTCGCCGAGATCGAAGCGCTGTGGCAGCGCGCCGACGCGGACGTGATGCAGTCCGTT contains these protein-coding regions:
- a CDS encoding GntR family transcriptional regulator, with translation MRARREETNGQRGSRSQYALANQILDIVRDRRLEEGDRLAEVALATQLGVSRTPVRAALSLLAEEEIVRARPNQGYVLLKGWTALKSTILAAPSSSDDELYLDLIRERLQGDIPNTVTQTMLLDRFKTSRAVLLRTLSRMAEEGIVTKNKGRGWTFQPAIDTSVAMRNSYDFRIMVEPAALMLDTFEIDMVALDRARARHLWLLEQGEVLAPSSLELFAIDAQFHEMMAGFSNNSFFVQAIQHQNRMRRLLEYQGVQPVQRIVTWVKEHMEIMDALCANDRELAARRMRSHLENAYVSTMKLTAEAQKAAVARSKAKTQGRQNAPRRRERNDVSAESDLAG
- a CDS encoding glycosyltransferase, with amino-acid sequence MISDPSTTGGRSGKARGIGFQERGVTNEGMERVDGGANGRVETGSAERGRAPSRADLARHVTLVTVAYNSAEALRWQGAHSARLPGIVVDNGSSDATRAAARERGLGILAFDVNCGFGRGVMAGLAAVTTEFALVINPDAAMSEDGVAALLAAAERYPDCALFVPRIVNETGKVFFRVDSALEPRQKHRRPPEGDACIAMLSGAVMLVRVAPFLAFGGFDPAIFLYFEDDELAFRYRAARRPIIYVPEAEAVHLGNRSSGPSARPAAKSNRVKDISFGWSHAYVMEKTGRDSGRSVGRRSRALAVLRLAGSIAVCLVSGRFGKLRREAYRLKGFVRRLRGRPAPFLPPGEPECVALDLSHGKV
- a CDS encoding MarR family winged helix-turn-helix transcriptional regulator; this encodes MVQDTLLYKLSQAGKAQRVFVAAKLREIDLHPGQDGVLMLLKEKGAMCLSDVGLLLAIQPPTVTKMTVRLERNGYIRRRTAPQDQRKCMIELTEKGEEKVAEIEALWQRADADVMQSVSPTMRAFLDEALADLEASLYRKAGRWKAPSNPVRKTAASASGGAVNGRAEAVSVRQSPV